Within the Defluviitalea raffinosedens genome, the region TCAAATGGTATCCAGGAGCCAATGGACTTAAAACAGGTTTTACAAGTCAGTCTATGTATTGCTTGTCGGGAACGGCTGAAAGAGACGGACTGAGTTTAATCGCAGTTGTTATGGGAGCGAAAAGTAAACAAGCAAGAAATTCAGAAGTAGCTAAAATGTTAAACTATGGCTTTGCAAATTATGCGGTTATTCAAGGAGATCCGGTTGGAAAAGTAGTAGGCAGTGTCAAAGTATATAAGGGGAATGTACCTGCTGTAGATTGTGCAATTAAAAAAGATGTAAAATTATTGGTGAGCAAAAAAATAGCCAATCAAAAAATCGAATCAAAAGTTGAACTGCCGGAATATATTCAAGCTCCTGTAGAAAAAGGTATGAAAGTTGGAGAAATCATTTACTTATTCCAGGACAAAGAAGTTGGACGTTCAGATTTAGTTGCGACAGATTCTGTAAAGAAAGCAAGCCTGAAAACTATGATGAATGTACTATTGAAACAATGGTTCTAAGTTTTAAGCGCCTAAGAATTTTCTTAGGCGCTTAAAATTATATTTGAAATTTTTATGTTATACCTTTACAATATACCTAGTAAATATCTTAAAAATCTTTTGATTAACACTAAAAGGAGGACGGATTTTGAACAATCCTATATTGGAAATAATTATAAAAATACTAGGAATATTGGTAGGAGTTACTTTTCATGAATTTGCCCATGGACTGATGGCATATTGCTTCGGGGATAAAACACCGAAAAAAGAAGGGAGACTAACACTTAATCCAATATCTCATATTGATCCTATAGGCCTAATATTGCTGTTTTTTATGAATTTTGGATGGTCCAGACCAATACATACAAATCCCACGAATTTTAAGAATAGAAAACCAGCAATGATTATGGTATCATTAGCTGGTTGTATAGCTAATTTACTTATAGCAGTTGTATTCGCAATGATATTAAAGCTTTTGAATGTGTATAACATAGAATATGATTTGTTTTTTCAAATTTTGCTCTATGGAATCTATATCAATATAGTATTGGCAATTTTTAATTTAATTCCCATACCTCCTATGGACGGCTCAAAAATATTATTTAATCTTATTCCTCCAAGGACCTATTTTAAAATTATACAGTATGAATATATACTGCAGATTATCTTGATCATACTTTTACTGATTGGCGCTATTCCTATGCTTTTAAACCCAATAGTTTTGCAGATATATAATTTTTTAATCAAGCTGATTGGATTATAATGAAAAGGGGTACAAGATTTGAGTATTACAGTAAAATTAGAAGCATTTGAAGGCCCTTTTGATTTGCTTTTTCATTTGATAGAGAAGAATAAAATCAATATCTATGATATACCAATAGCCCTTATTACAGACCAATTTATGGAATACGTGGATGCAATGCAGGAAAGAAATATGGACAATATGAGTGAGTTTTTAGTGATGGCTGCAACCCTTTTAGAAATCAAATCTAAAATGTTGCTGCCGATTCCTAAAAAAGAAGAGGAAGAAGAAGAGGATCCAAGAGAAGAATTGGTGAATAAACTCTTGGAGTATAAGAAAATCAAACATTTCTCAGAAGAATTAAAGATGAGGCAAGTAGAAGCACAAAAGGTGTTTTATAGAAATTCAACATTGCCGCAGCATGTAAAAAATATGCTTCAGGATGTACCGGTAGAGATTTCTGAGATTTTGGATGGTATTACGCTCCAAAATATGTTTTCTATTTTTCAGGACTTATTGAAGAGAAAAGAAAGAAAGATTGATACTGTACGAAGTGGGTTTAAATCTGTTCAAAGAGATGTTTATAAAATTGAAGATAAAATTACATATATTATGGATTTATTGGTGATATACCCTGTTATTCATTTTCATGAATTATTTTATGAAGACTCAGACAAAATGGAAATTGTCGTGACTTTTTTGGCTTTATTGGAATTAATAAGAAGTAAAAAAGTTAAAATTGAACAAAAATACCCATTCAAAGATATTTTGATTATGACGTATGATGGGATGGATGTAAATGAAACTGACGAAAGATGAGGCTGCGATAGAAGCAATTTTATTTATATCGGGAGAAGCTGTTTCACTGAAAAAATTATCTGAAATTATTCAAAAAGATCTCCATACAACGAGAAATATTATTGAGAATTTGATTGCCAGGTACAGGGATGAAGGGCGGGGTATTCAGATTATTGAAGTGAATAATGCATTTCAAATGTGTACAAGTCCTCAGTTTTTTGAGTTAATTCAATCTTTTTATCAAAATCCTAAAAAATTTAATATGACTCAGGCTCTTTTAGAAACTTTAGCAATCATTGCTTACAAACAGCCTGTAACTAAGGCTGATATTGAAGAAATCAGAGGGGTACGCTCTGATCACGTAGTTAATAAATTAATAGAGTATAATCTGGTTTGTGAAGTGGGGAGAATGGAAGCACCAGGCAAGCCGATTTTATTTGGAACGACGGAGGAGTTTTTAAGATATTTTGGTTTTAAAAATATCAATGAACTTCCTCAGCTTCAAGAAGAATTGCTGAAACAGCTTCAGAAAGAAGTGCAAAATGAAGTAAAGCAAATAGGGTTATTTGATGACCAAGAGGAGTGAAAAGCTTCTTTTGGTCATTTTTGTTTTTTGCATGGTTTATTGATCTTGGGGAAAAATAAATTTAAATGTAACAAAATAAGCAGGTGAAATCTTGAAAGTAATCATTCATTATGAAAAAAGAGGCGAGAATCAGGATTTAACCGTAAGTGTATATTTATTTCGGTATATTAGAATTTACAAACTTAATCTTGTTGAATATATGCAGACTAAAATTGAGGAATATCTAAAGGGAAATTATAGCAAGTTTTTTTCAACAAAATCATACATAAACTATAAAAATTCAGCAAAAATAATATGGAATAGAATTGAAAAATTTAAGAAGCATATATACATCAATTCCCTGGATTTGAAGTTGCATCTTGGTACAGGTGATCCGGCTGTTACAGCTCTTCTTTATGGTTTAATTTACAGCATACTGCCCAATATAGTTTATTTTGTTCATCAATTCATTACAATAAAAAAACATTATTATCGAATACTTCCTCAATTTGATTCTTCCGCGACCAATATTTCATTGACTTGTGAGATGATGATTCATCCTGTTTTCGTCGTTTATCAGTATTTTATTACAAAAAGGAGGCTTAAAGATGACAAATTCGAATCAACATCCCATTGAATCCTTGATGAAAACTGCAATGAGCAATATAAAAGAAATGGTTGAAGTCAATACGGTAGTAGGGGATCCAATAGAAACTGCTGAAGGAACAGTGATTATGCCTATCACAAAAGCTACATTCGGCTTTGCCGCGGGAGGAGCTGAGTATGGGACTGCTATGAGGGATGACGGATCTAGTGATGAAGGAAGTGGTCATTCCGAAAGATTCCCCTTTGGAGGAGGAAGCGGTGCCGGAGTCTGTATTCAGCCAGTCGCATTTATGGTGGTTGAAGATGGTAAGGTGCAAATAAGGCATGTAAATTATCACTTTGGAACCATGTCAAAAGTAATGGAAGAAGTACCGGAACTTATTGGCAAATTAGGAACTTATTTTAATTCAAAAGGGAAAAGTAAAGGAAAAGTGAAAGATGAGAGCAAAGAAAATAGTGAAAAGAACTTAACAAAAGTATTGGAAGTTTATGAATCTGAGAAATAAAATTTCTGCATAAAATAAGCTGTTACCTTTTATGATAAATATAAGGATTTTTAAAAGGAGTAAGGTATGACTAAAAGGAAATTCAGACTGATGATATCTGTTATATTACTTCTTATATTTGCATCTCCAGCTTATGGAGCAGAAAGCAATGAGCCTAAAGTAGAAGCACAATCAGCTATTCTAATAGAAGCGGATACAGGGCGAATACTGTGGGAAAAAAATGCCCATGAACCAAGGCCAATGGCAAGTACAACAAAAATCATGACATGTATCCTTGCGTTAGAAAGTGGAATGCTTGACGATATTGTTACAGTAAGCAAAAGAGCTGCCCTGGCTCCAGAAGTAAAACTTCGACTAAAAGCCGGAGAAAAACAGAGATTGGAAGACCTGCTCTATGCGCTGATGATGAAATCATCTAATGATGCTGCCGTTGCAATTGCTGAGCATATCAGTGGTTCTGTAGAAGCATTTTGTGAAAAAATGACTCAAAAAGCAAAAGAGCTGGGAGCAAAAAATACAGTTTTTAGAACCCCTAATGGACTGGATGCAGATGGACATCAGTCTACAGCATATGATTTGGCATTGATTACCCGTTATGCAATGAAAAATCCTAAATTTGTTGAAATCATTAATACAAGACAGATTACCATCCCTAAGGAAGGGAATTTTCGCTCTTATTATTTAAGTAATGCAAATAGATTTTTATATGAATATCCCGGAGCAAATGGCGTAAAAACTGGTTATACAGGTAAAGCAGGTTATTGCTTTGTAGGCGCTGCCAATCAAAATGGAATGCAGCTCATTTCTGTTGTACTTGCCAGCGGATGGGGATCCAGAGGAAAAGAGCAAAAATGGGTTGATACCAAGAGAATCATGAATTATGGTTTTCAGAATTACAAGAAGGTTTGTCTTTTAGAAAAAAATAAACTTCTTAAAACGATACCTGTAGAACGGGCAAAAGAAACCAGCGTCTCTTTATATTCTGACAAAACTATTGTTTCCGTCCTAAATGAAGAGGAAAAGTCTAAAGTCCAAATAAAAATTGATGTCCCACAGTCTGTGGAAGCCCCGGTAACTAAAGGGCAGGAAATTGGAAGGGCGAAAGTGATTTTAGGGGATGAGATTCTAGGAACTGTGTCATTGGTTGCCGACAGAGACATTGAGAGACATGACTTTCCAGCATGTATAAAGAAAGTATTAAATAATTGGTTAAGATTGACCAAGTACGGTATAATAATAGGTGAAAAGGAATGACCTTTAGCCTATTATTTTTTTATGAGGGGAAGGAACATATGAATACTGAAAAGAAAAAAACAGCAGAGGTTAGACTTCAGAAGTTTTTAGCAGATGCAGGAATTGCATCGAGAAGAAAAGCGGAAGAGTATATTCTTCAAGGTAAAGTAAAGGTAAATGGTCAGGTTGTCACCAGTTTAGGTACAAAAATAAATCCTGATCAGGATATTGTTTACTATAATGATAAAAAAGTAGAAATTAAAAAAAAGAAGATATATCTTTTGTTGAATAAACCCGAAAATTATGTTACAACTGTAAATGACCAGTTTAATAGGCCGACGGTTATGAATTTACTCCATTCTGTACCAGAGAGAGTTTATCCTGTTGGTCGACTGGATTATAATACATCCGGACTTCTGCTGCTTACTAATGATGGGGATTTAACTTATAAAATTACCCATCCAAAACACCATATTGATAAGGTGTATCTGGCAACCGTTAAGGGGATTCCCAGTGAAGCTTCATTGAATAAGCTGAGACGAGGAGTTGTGATAGACGATTATAAAACAGCTCCTGCAAAGGTTGAGATGATTCATACATCTTCAAATAATGCCACCCTTCAAATTACGATCCATGAAGGAAGAAACAGGCAGGTCAGAAAGATGTGCGAAGCTATAGGACATCCTGTAATTCGCTTAAAAAGGATTGCCATTGGAAAAATTTTGTTGGGAGATCTTCCTGTAGGCAAATATCGAAGTCTGACACCAAAAGAGATTGATTACTTAAAAAACATATAAACTTTATGAAAGGAGCAAGTCAATGGAACTTTGGTTTACTGAAAAGCAAACTGAAAATTTTGGTATCACTGCTAAGGTGATTCAAAGCCTTCATACGGAAAAAACGCAGTATCAGCAGTTGGATATGATCCAAACTAAAGAATTTGGTAACATGCTGGTATTGGATGGGATGGTGATGACTACCGAAAAAGATGAATTTGTATATCATGAAATGGTGACCCATCCAGTGCTTTTTACTCATCCTAATCCGAAAAACGTTTTAGTTGTCGGAGGCGGAGATGGAGGAGCTATAAGAGAAGTTTTAAAACATCCAGAAGTAGAAAAGGTTGTTTTAGTTGAGATTGATGGAAAAGTAATCGAATACTCTAAAAAGTATCTTCCAAGCATAGCAGGCAAATTAGATGATGAAAGAGTACAAGTATTGATTGACGACGGATTTATGCACATACATAAAAATAAAAATAAATATGACGTGATCATGGTTGATTCTACTGAACCGGTAGGGCCAGCAGCTCCGCTGTTTGAGAGAGGTTTTTATCAAGGTATTTATGAAACTTTAAAAGAAGATGGTATATTTGTCGCGCAGACTGACAATCCTTGGTTTAAAGGAGAACTTATTAAAAAAGTTTTCAAAGATGTCAAAGAAATCTTCCCTATTACAAAACTTTATACCTGTAATATTCCTACTTATCCCAGTGGTATGTGGACATTTACAATAGGTTCTAAAAAATATGATCCGGAGGCTGTTGACATTACAGCAATCCCTGATATAGATACCAAATATTATACACCGCAGATTCACAAAGCATGTTTTGTATTACCAAGATTTGTTGAATTATTAACTAAGTAGGAGAATGTGTATGAGCATACTAAAGAATAAACAGACGCTTTTTCCGCATTTTATGGGTTCAGCTGAAAAGTATGAAGACGCAGATATCATTTTATTTGGTGTGCCAATGGACTTTACAACCAGCTTCAGACCTGGTACAAGGCAAGGGCCCATGAAGATTCGAGAAGTATCCATAGGTATCGAAGAATATAGCTTTTACCAAAATAAAAGTCTGGAAGATATTTCTTATTATGACGGCGGTGACTTGGATCTTCCTTTTGGGAATGTGGACAAATGTTTGTCGCTTATTTCACAAGCAACAAAGGAAGTATTGGATGATCACAAACTTCCTATAGTAATAGGGGGAGAGCATTTAATAAGTCTTCCTGTCATTCAGGAAGTTTACAATAAATATAAAAAGGATTTGGTACTTATTCATATTGATGCTCATGCTGATCTCAGAGAAGACTATATTGGAGAAAACAGATCCCATGCAACAGTAATAAGACGCTGTTGTGATTTTATCAATCCTAAGAATATCTATCAATTTGGCATTCGTTC harbors:
- a CDS encoding site-2 protease family protein gives rise to the protein MNNPILEIIIKILGILVGVTFHEFAHGLMAYCFGDKTPKKEGRLTLNPISHIDPIGLILLFFMNFGWSRPIHTNPTNFKNRKPAMIMVSLAGCIANLLIAVVFAMILKLLNVYNIEYDLFFQILLYGIYINIVLAIFNLIPIPPMDGSKILFNLIPPRTYFKIIQYEYILQIILIILLLIGAIPMLLNPIVLQIYNFLIKLIGL
- a CDS encoding segregation and condensation protein A; the encoded protein is MSITVKLEAFEGPFDLLFHLIEKNKINIYDIPIALITDQFMEYVDAMQERNMDNMSEFLVMAATLLEIKSKMLLPIPKKEEEEEEDPREELVNKLLEYKKIKHFSEELKMRQVEAQKVFYRNSTLPQHVKNMLQDVPVEISEILDGITLQNMFSIFQDLLKRKERKIDTVRSGFKSVQRDVYKIEDKITYIMDLLVIYPVIHFHELFYEDSDKMEIVVTFLALLELIRSKKVKIEQKYPFKDILIMTYDGMDVNETDER
- the scpB gene encoding SMC-Scp complex subunit ScpB, which produces MKLTKDEAAIEAILFISGEAVSLKKLSEIIQKDLHTTRNIIENLIARYRDEGRGIQIIEVNNAFQMCTSPQFFELIQSFYQNPKKFNMTQALLETLAIIAYKQPVTKADIEEIRGVRSDHVVNKLIEYNLVCEVGRMEAPGKPILFGTTEEFLRYFGFKNINELPQLQEELLKQLQKEVQNEVKQIGLFDDQEE
- a CDS encoding DUF2953 domain-containing protein, with product MKVIIHYEKRGENQDLTVSVYLFRYIRIYKLNLVEYMQTKIEEYLKGNYSKFFSTKSYINYKNSAKIIWNRIEKFKKHIYINSLDLKLHLGTGDPAVTALLYGLIYSILPNIVYFVHQFITIKKHYYRILPQFDSSATNISLTCEMMIHPVFVVYQYFITKRRLKDDKFESTSH
- the ytfJ gene encoding GerW family sporulation protein; the encoded protein is MTNSNQHPIESLMKTAMSNIKEMVEVNTVVGDPIETAEGTVIMPITKATFGFAAGGAEYGTAMRDDGSSDEGSGHSERFPFGGGSGAGVCIQPVAFMVVEDGKVQIRHVNYHFGTMSKVMEEVPELIGKLGTYFNSKGKSKGKVKDESKENSEKNLTKVLEVYESEK
- a CDS encoding D-alanyl-D-alanine carboxypeptidase family protein produces the protein MTKRKFRLMISVILLLIFASPAYGAESNEPKVEAQSAILIEADTGRILWEKNAHEPRPMASTTKIMTCILALESGMLDDIVTVSKRAALAPEVKLRLKAGEKQRLEDLLYALMMKSSNDAAVAIAEHISGSVEAFCEKMTQKAKELGAKNTVFRTPNGLDADGHQSTAYDLALITRYAMKNPKFVEIINTRQITIPKEGNFRSYYLSNANRFLYEYPGANGVKTGYTGKAGYCFVGAANQNGMQLISVVLASGWGSRGKEQKWVDTKRIMNYGFQNYKKVCLLEKNKLLKTIPVERAKETSVSLYSDKTIVSVLNEEEKSKVQIKIDVPQSVEAPVTKGQEIGRAKVILGDEILGTVSLVADRDIERHDFPACIKKVLNNWLRLTKYGIIIGEKE
- a CDS encoding pseudouridine synthase; amino-acid sequence: MNTEKKKTAEVRLQKFLADAGIASRRKAEEYILQGKVKVNGQVVTSLGTKINPDQDIVYYNDKKVEIKKKKIYLLLNKPENYVTTVNDQFNRPTVMNLLHSVPERVYPVGRLDYNTSGLLLLTNDGDLTYKITHPKHHIDKVYLATVKGIPSEASLNKLRRGVVIDDYKTAPAKVEMIHTSSNNATLQITIHEGRNRQVRKMCEAIGHPVIRLKRIAIGKILLGDLPVGKYRSLTPKEIDYLKNI
- the speE gene encoding polyamine aminopropyltransferase encodes the protein MELWFTEKQTENFGITAKVIQSLHTEKTQYQQLDMIQTKEFGNMLVLDGMVMTTEKDEFVYHEMVTHPVLFTHPNPKNVLVVGGGDGGAIREVLKHPEVEKVVLVEIDGKVIEYSKKYLPSIAGKLDDERVQVLIDDGFMHIHKNKNKYDVIMVDSTEPVGPAAPLFERGFYQGIYETLKEDGIFVAQTDNPWFKGELIKKVFKDVKEIFPITKLYTCNIPTYPSGMWTFTIGSKKYDPEAVDITAIPDIDTKYYTPQIHKACFVLPRFVELLTK
- the speB gene encoding agmatinase — translated: MSILKNKQTLFPHFMGSAEKYEDADIILFGVPMDFTTSFRPGTRQGPMKIREVSIGIEEYSFYQNKSLEDISYYDGGDLDLPFGNVDKCLSLISQATKEVLDDHKLPIVIGGEHLISLPVIQEVYNKYKKDLVLIHIDAHADLREDYIGENRSHATVIRRCCDFINPKNIYQFGIRSGTKEEFEFAKKNLNFYPFEVLEPLKGCIEKLKGRPIHVTLDIDVLDPAYACATGTPEAGGISSKEMIESILLFNSLNIVGFDLVEVSPVYDVADRTSLLAAKLIREMMLIVSK